One genomic region from Mycobacterium basiliense encodes:
- a CDS encoding cytochrome P450, which yields MTNTVLPRFDPHDEGLRDDPYAVYAKYRQTDPVHWGRSFKPSDDGCWYLFRHNHVASMLRDRRLRRKLVPTGPITSERISDVRVGFAELSGRLLLSLDPPDHERLRSTVAPAFTPSAIEAYRTVTTETADRLIDELDAGEAFDVIDDYAAPLSMTLIAAILGLTADELHPDLPQWVAEFGGGFDLRKEPATMAGANDAATNMLRYFDAAVAGHDRTRPGLISTLITDRDQGRLTHEELLVLCVQIMFAGHGTTVAQVGNMIADLWTHPDQLALLREHPELMADAVNESLRFNGSVQSTAARKPVEDIVLGGAHIRAGQPLIAFVGAANRDPEVFEEPDRFDITRDHGAAIVFGAGIHYCLGARLARLECQIAVATLMRRLPHLALTESLALHRHSNIVLPALVHLKAVAAA from the coding sequence ATGACAAATACCGTGCTGCCACGTTTCGACCCACACGACGAGGGTCTGCGCGACGACCCCTACGCGGTATACGCCAAGTACCGCCAAACGGATCCTGTGCATTGGGGACGGTCTTTCAAGCCCAGCGACGACGGATGTTGGTACCTGTTTCGACACAATCATGTGGCGTCGATGCTCAGGGATCGGCGACTTCGGCGCAAGTTGGTGCCAACCGGCCCGATAACATCCGAACGGATTTCCGATGTTCGCGTCGGTTTCGCGGAGCTGTCGGGCCGGCTGTTGCTCTCCCTCGATCCGCCCGATCATGAACGTCTGCGCTCTACCGTGGCGCCCGCGTTCACACCTTCAGCCATTGAGGCTTACCGAACTGTCACGACCGAGACCGCGGATCGACTGATCGACGAACTCGATGCCGGAGAGGCATTCGACGTGATCGACGACTACGCCGCTCCGCTGTCGATGACATTGATAGCAGCGATCCTCGGTCTGACCGCCGACGAGTTGCACCCAGATCTGCCGCAGTGGGTCGCCGAGTTCGGTGGCGGATTCGACCTCCGCAAGGAGCCGGCGACCATGGCGGGAGCCAACGATGCCGCCACGAACATGTTGCGCTACTTCGATGCCGCCGTCGCCGGTCATGATCGGACGCGGCCGGGTCTGATAAGCACCTTGATCACCGACCGCGATCAAGGCCGGCTAACCCACGAGGAGCTGCTGGTCCTATGTGTCCAGATAATGTTCGCCGGGCACGGCACGACGGTCGCACAGGTCGGCAATATGATCGCCGACCTATGGACGCACCCCGACCAGCTTGCCTTGCTACGGGAGCATCCGGAGTTGATGGCCGATGCGGTGAACGAAAGTCTGCGTTTCAACGGCTCGGTTCAGTCAACCGCGGCCCGCAAACCAGTCGAAGACATCGTGCTGGGTGGAGCGCACATTCGTGCCGGACAACCGCTGATCGCATTCGTGGGCGCAGCCAACAGGGACCCCGAGGTATTCGAGGAACCGGACCGATTCGACATCACACGTGACCACGGCGCGGCGATCGTGTTCGGCGCCGGGATCCATTACTGCCTGGGGGCGCGCTTGGCCCGTCTGGAATGTCAGATCGCGGTAGCAACTCTCATGCGTCGTCTGCCACACCTAGCGCTGACCGAGAGCTTGGCACTACACCGCCACTCCAATATCGTGTTGCCTGCTCTGGTGCACCTAAAAGCGGTGGCGGCGGCGTGA
- a CDS encoding methyltransferase domain-containing protein: MIDLSTGEVVAGLIDERRMSIAALYDQKTRDANGLNAMLASRDGLFFNHNGIDLLDSQPPAREADRLDWLHRSETELVNFGLKFLGEPPSDGTVLDAGCGAGGGAIMIHERFGCAVEGVTVSPEQARFAAATALVRGLDDRVSFRVGDMLEVDHDLAADKDRYRAVWACESTEHVDDLASMFAAFSRVLVPGGRIVVIAWCAGKGVDAGRVKELVDEHYCTNIHEPADYDHAAREAGLITCDRVDLTGYTAPYWKTRLESAHVTGTEELMYSSFAQRLMTYELWSLATPGER, encoded by the coding sequence GTGATCGACTTGAGTACTGGTGAGGTAGTAGCCGGCCTAATCGATGAGCGCCGAATGTCTATTGCTGCGCTCTATGACCAAAAGACGCGCGATGCCAACGGACTCAACGCGATGCTCGCATCACGTGATGGATTGTTTTTCAATCACAACGGCATTGACTTGTTGGACAGTCAGCCGCCGGCACGGGAGGCGGATCGGCTCGACTGGTTGCATCGGTCGGAGACCGAATTGGTCAATTTCGGCCTGAAATTCCTTGGCGAGCCACCTTCGGACGGCACTGTCCTGGACGCCGGCTGCGGGGCCGGCGGTGGAGCGATCATGATTCACGAGCGGTTCGGGTGTGCGGTGGAGGGAGTGACGGTGTCTCCCGAGCAAGCCCGGTTCGCCGCCGCAACGGCCCTGGTACGCGGACTGGACGACCGCGTCAGCTTCAGGGTCGGCGACATGCTTGAGGTTGACCACGACTTGGCCGCGGACAAGGACCGCTATCGAGCGGTGTGGGCGTGCGAGAGCACCGAGCACGTCGATGATTTGGCGTCAATGTTCGCGGCGTTTAGCCGGGTGCTGGTGCCCGGGGGACGCATCGTAGTAATCGCGTGGTGCGCCGGCAAGGGTGTTGATGCCGGACGCGTCAAAGAGCTCGTCGATGAACATTACTGTACGAATATTCATGAGCCGGCCGACTACGACCATGCGGCCCGCGAAGCGGGGTTAATCACTTGTGACCGAGTGGATTTGACCGGTTACACGGCACCCTACTGGAAGACCCGGCTTGAGTCCGCGCACGTGACGGGCACCGAAGAGTTGATGTATTCGTCGTTTGCGCAACGCCTGATGACGTACGAGCTGTGGTCGTTGGCTACGCCGGGTGAGCGGTGA
- the miaB gene encoding tRNA (N6-isopentenyl adenosine(37)-C2)-methylthiotransferase MiaB, with protein MVTRDHVVPAQPNMGAGGPDDNPTARTYEVRTFGCLMNSHDSERMAGLLEDAGYIKAEPGAPADLVVFNTCAVRENADNKLYGSLAHLAPIKASRPGMQIAVGGCLAQKDRNIVLDRAPWVDVVFGTHNIGSLPVLLERSRHNQDAQVEILESLQTFPSALPATRDSAYAAWVSISVGCNNSCTFCIVPSLRGKEADRRPGDILAEVQALVDQGVLEITLLGQNVNSYGVNFTDLDPSPGQEPLPRDRGAFAQLLRACGRIEGLERIRFTSPHPAEFTDDVITAMAETPAVCPHLHMPLQSGSDRILKAMRRSYRRDRYLGIIDKVRAAIPDAAITTDIIVGFPGESEDDFEQTLDLVAQARFTSAFTFQYSPRPGTPAADMPDQIPKDVVQQRFERLVALQERISLEGNRALIGTRQELLVVAGEGRKNAATSRISGRARDGRLVHFRPDQADGSVRPGDVVNVEITGAAPHHLIADGPLLQHRRTQAGDAAERGQTPTTRGVGLGLPRITPPQPEPASSCRHPDPVSR; from the coding sequence ATAGTGACTCGAGACCACGTTGTACCCGCGCAACCGAATATGGGTGCAGGCGGGCCGGACGACAACCCGACCGCCCGCACCTACGAGGTGCGCACCTTCGGATGTCTGATGAATTCTCACGACTCCGAGCGCATGGCGGGGTTGCTCGAAGACGCGGGCTACATCAAAGCCGAACCGGGCGCGCCCGCGGATCTGGTGGTCTTCAACACCTGCGCGGTGCGTGAGAACGCCGACAACAAGCTTTACGGTTCGCTCGCGCATCTTGCCCCCATCAAGGCGAGTCGGCCGGGCATGCAAATCGCGGTCGGCGGATGTCTGGCGCAGAAGGACCGCAATATCGTGCTCGACCGGGCGCCCTGGGTGGACGTTGTTTTCGGCACACACAACATCGGTTCGCTGCCAGTCCTGTTGGAACGCTCGCGACACAACCAAGACGCGCAGGTCGAGATTCTCGAATCACTGCAGACATTCCCCTCAGCCCTTCCAGCGACGCGGGATTCTGCCTATGCCGCATGGGTGTCAATCTCGGTCGGGTGCAACAACAGCTGCACCTTTTGCATTGTGCCGTCGCTTCGGGGCAAGGAGGCCGACCGCCGCCCAGGCGACATCCTCGCCGAAGTGCAGGCTTTGGTGGACCAAGGCGTGTTGGAAATAACCTTGCTCGGCCAAAACGTCAACTCTTACGGCGTCAACTTCACCGACCTGGACCCCTCGCCGGGTCAAGAGCCCCTACCGCGGGACCGCGGTGCGTTCGCGCAGCTGCTACGTGCTTGCGGCCGCATTGAGGGTCTTGAACGAATCAGGTTCACCTCACCGCACCCGGCCGAATTCACTGACGATGTCATCACGGCGATGGCCGAGACGCCCGCCGTGTGCCCGCATTTGCATATGCCCCTGCAATCGGGCTCCGACCGAATCCTCAAAGCGATGCGCCGCTCCTACCGACGCGATCGCTACCTCGGCATCATCGACAAGGTCCGCGCCGCGATACCGGATGCGGCCATCACCACCGACATCATCGTTGGATTTCCGGGCGAATCCGAAGATGACTTCGAGCAAACCCTCGACCTGGTGGCACAAGCGCGGTTCACCAGTGCGTTCACCTTCCAATACTCGCCCCGGCCAGGAACACCCGCGGCGGACATGCCCGACCAGATTCCCAAGGACGTCGTCCAGCAACGCTTCGAACGGCTGGTAGCGCTGCAAGAGCGAATCTCACTCGAGGGCAACCGAGCCCTGATCGGAACCCGGCAGGAGCTGTTGGTCGTTGCCGGCGAAGGCCGCAAGAACGCCGCCACCTCGCGAATCAGCGGGCGCGCCCGCGACGGCCGACTGGTCCACTTCCGCCCGGATCAAGCCGACGGTTCGGTGCGGCCCGGCGATGTGGTGAATGTCGAAATCACCGGCGCCGCACCACACCATCTGATCGCAGACGGACCACTGCTGCAGCATCGCCGGACCCAAGCAGGTGATGCCGCGGAACGTGGCCAGACTCCGACAACTCGCGGCGTAGGGCTCGGCCTACCCCGCATCACCCCGCCGCAGCCCGAACCCGCTAGTTCCTGTAGGCATCCCGATCCCGTTTCCCGCTAG
- a CDS encoding SDR family NAD(P)-dependent oxidoreductase, giving the protein MDLGLAGSKAVVTGGSKGMGLAIAETLAAEGASITVMARGQAALDTAVAKLLRAGAPDAVGISADMADAASITAAFDTVCERWEQLNCLVHTIGPGDGYFEAMDDAAWDEAFTLGTMSGVRSIRAALPLLRAADWARVVTLSAHSIQRQNPRIVGYTAAKAALSSVTKNLSKSLAKDGILVNCVCPGTIVTASFTERLKDILAADGLDATDPHDVMTWIDKHFHQPCDLGRAGLPEEIASITAYLVSRRNGYVTGATVNVDGGSDFI; this is encoded by the coding sequence ATGGACCTGGGCCTTGCCGGATCGAAAGCCGTCGTGACCGGGGGCAGCAAGGGCATGGGTCTGGCAATAGCGGAAACCCTGGCCGCCGAAGGTGCCAGCATCACGGTCATGGCCCGGGGCCAGGCGGCGCTGGACACGGCGGTAGCGAAGCTGTTGCGCGCCGGTGCTCCGGATGCGGTGGGAATCAGCGCGGATATGGCCGATGCCGCCTCCATCACCGCCGCCTTCGATACCGTCTGCGAGCGCTGGGAACAGCTGAATTGCTTGGTACACACGATCGGGCCGGGCGACGGTTATTTCGAAGCGATGGACGACGCGGCCTGGGACGAGGCGTTCACGCTGGGCACCATGTCGGGCGTGCGGTCGATTCGCGCCGCATTACCCTTGCTCCGCGCCGCGGACTGGGCCCGCGTTGTGACCCTTTCCGCACACTCCATCCAGCGGCAGAATCCACGCATCGTCGGCTACACAGCCGCCAAGGCGGCACTGTCCAGCGTCACCAAGAACCTGTCAAAAAGTCTCGCCAAAGACGGCATCTTGGTGAACTGCGTATGCCCGGGAACCATCGTGACCGCCAGCTTCACCGAACGGCTCAAAGACATCCTGGCCGCCGATGGTCTGGATGCCACCGATCCGCACGACGTGATGACCTGGATTGACAAGCACTTTCATCAACCCTGCGATCTCGGCCGCGCAGGGCTTCCTGAGGAGATCGCCTCCATCACGGCGTACCTGGTCTCCCGACGCAACGGCTACGTCACCGGTGCGACGGTGAACGTCGACGGCGGCTCAGACTTCATCTAG
- a CDS encoding TetR/AcrR family transcriptional regulator, which translates to MTHPSDPGARRPADLTSRYTRRRHKLAPDPGIRRAILVAASMSVREHGVRGLSVATVLDRAQLSTRAFYRHFESKDQLVAAVFLEVARVEALRLRTNMASASTPVEAVAAWIDTRLDLAFDDAVKADLRHLSMDAQSQLLNSPELVEPAYAETLEPLVEQLQLGLDQDVFHDIDPAIEARSIQGAVWASTERQWTRGDCDRDDVRERTVRFCLRGLGVAPETIAQITASN; encoded by the coding sequence ATGACGCATCCCAGCGATCCGGGTGCCCGGCGGCCGGCAGACCTCACCAGCCGCTACACCCGCCGACGACACAAGCTTGCCCCGGACCCGGGCATTCGGCGTGCCATTCTGGTGGCCGCATCGATGTCGGTTCGTGAACATGGGGTTCGAGGGCTCAGCGTGGCCACCGTCCTGGACCGGGCTCAGCTGAGCACCCGAGCGTTCTACCGGCATTTCGAATCGAAGGATCAATTGGTTGCAGCGGTGTTCTTGGAGGTGGCGCGCGTTGAGGCGTTACGACTACGGACGAACATGGCCTCAGCCAGCACTCCGGTCGAGGCCGTCGCCGCGTGGATCGACACCCGACTCGACTTGGCCTTCGACGACGCGGTCAAGGCCGATCTGCGCCACCTGTCCATGGATGCTCAATCGCAGCTTCTCAATAGCCCGGAACTGGTTGAGCCCGCGTACGCCGAAACGCTGGAGCCACTCGTCGAGCAGCTTCAACTCGGCTTGGATCAAGACGTGTTCCACGATATTGATCCGGCAATCGAGGCACGGTCCATCCAGGGTGCGGTGTGGGCCAGCACCGAGCGGCAGTGGACGAGGGGCGACTGCGATCGCGATGATGTTCGCGAACGCACGGTTCGCTTCTGCCTGCGAGGGCTGGGGGTCGCGCCCGAGACGATCGCGCAAATCACGGCGTCCAATTGA
- a CDS encoding DUF732 domain-containing protein, producing MAFMAEPVPASDETAALDGDETAAVPNPTPTAAVETAWSRIDDRDAALGTNDPVGLADGPVDGLEMDRENAVPDEPAAAVQSWRTTVARAIALLMIGLGFAALIVVGGWALTREKSPDKTVVRASAAPPTATATTAPPTTTIASTPDQDSGYIKALNDRGISFANPDAAIYNGKLVCLNFRRGLTREQIVAAFRSSNPALANHADAYVDISMRTYCP from the coding sequence ATGGCCTTCATGGCCGAGCCGGTCCCGGCTTCTGACGAAACCGCCGCACTCGATGGTGATGAGACCGCGGCAGTTCCGAATCCCACACCCACCGCCGCCGTCGAAACCGCATGGTCGCGCATCGACGACCGCGATGCCGCCTTAGGCACCAACGACCCGGTCGGCCTGGCGGACGGCCCGGTGGACGGCCTGGAGATGGACCGAGAAAACGCAGTCCCGGACGAGCCGGCGGCCGCCGTCCAATCCTGGCGCACCACGGTGGCCAGAGCTATCGCGCTACTGATGATCGGTCTGGGGTTTGCGGCACTCATCGTGGTCGGGGGTTGGGCGCTGACCAGGGAGAAGTCGCCCGACAAGACCGTGGTGCGAGCGTCAGCGGCACCGCCCACGGCGACCGCCACCACCGCACCGCCCACGACGACCATTGCATCCACCCCGGATCAAGACAGCGGTTACATCAAGGCACTCAACGACCGCGGCATCTCGTTCGCCAATCCCGATGCAGCGATATATAACGGCAAGCTGGTGTGCCTGAATTTCCGTCGCGGACTGACCAGAGAACAGATAGTCGCGGCGTTCCGGTCCAGCAATCCCGCCCTTGCCAATCACGCCGACGCCTACGTGGACATATCGATGCGCACATACTGCCCGTAA
- a CDS encoding patatin-like phospholipase family protein — MQIPFADALLRRFGRHAATFDLIDEIDVETQDIDNSLDTVDLPSAEPTQLLQKMENRLVRQHLANPDVLAIEELRKLRYLLNFARLTDFEPGAAGPGGSRGRGDVSVGAEIAPWRSRVTDRLYGPLREEPDPVTALKAARDALDSLAADQKDQRQVLIERHGNDFSAADLDSEVGYKKLVTILGGGGGAGFVYIGGMQRLLAAGQVPDYMIGSSFGSIIGSLVARALPVPIEDYMAWAKTVSYRAILGPERLRRRHGLAGAFALRFDQFALPMLSREDGVRMRMSDLAIPFDIVIAGVRRQPYAALPSRFRRPELAALELRSLPFRPIGIGPLLAARLWQVSAFIDLRVVKPIVISGDDPARDFDVVDAASFSSAVPGVLHHETSDHRMLSLLDALCADQDIAALVDGGAASNVPIELAWKRVRDGVLGTRNACYLAFDCFHPQWDSRHMWLAPITQAIQLQMVRNLPYVDHLVRFQPTLSPINLAPSAAAIDRACEWGRSSVEEAMPVTSALLQPTWWEGDGPPAAEPHLGAKSVASSMSSVMAAIHSPTGRVARWRNRHLT; from the coding sequence ATGCAGATCCCGTTTGCCGATGCGCTACTTCGCCGCTTCGGGCGCCACGCGGCCACGTTTGACCTGATCGACGAGATCGACGTTGAGACCCAGGACATCGACAATTCTCTGGACACCGTCGACTTGCCGTCGGCCGAGCCGACGCAGCTGCTGCAAAAGATGGAGAACCGGCTGGTTCGACAACACCTCGCGAACCCGGACGTGTTGGCTATCGAGGAATTGCGCAAACTGCGCTACCTGCTCAACTTCGCCAGACTCACCGACTTCGAGCCAGGTGCCGCGGGTCCTGGCGGCAGCCGTGGTCGCGGTGACGTGTCGGTGGGAGCCGAGATCGCGCCCTGGCGGTCCAGGGTCACCGACCGGCTGTATGGGCCGTTGCGTGAGGAGCCAGATCCGGTGACGGCGCTCAAGGCTGCCCGCGATGCGCTGGACAGCCTGGCGGCCGATCAAAAGGATCAGCGCCAAGTGCTCATCGAACGCCACGGCAATGACTTTTCCGCTGCCGATCTCGATTCCGAGGTCGGCTACAAGAAACTTGTCACCATCCTCGGGGGCGGCGGCGGGGCAGGTTTCGTCTACATCGGTGGCATGCAGCGATTGCTGGCGGCCGGCCAAGTTCCCGACTACATGATCGGCTCGTCGTTCGGGTCGATCATCGGCAGTCTGGTGGCTCGCGCCCTGCCGGTGCCGATCGAGGATTACATGGCCTGGGCGAAGACGGTCTCCTACCGCGCCATCCTCGGCCCCGAGCGTCTGCGCCGCCGGCACGGCTTGGCCGGCGCATTCGCGCTGCGTTTCGACCAGTTCGCCCTTCCCATGCTCAGCCGGGAAGACGGCGTTCGGATGCGCATGTCGGACCTGGCGATCCCGTTCGACATCGTCATTGCCGGAGTGCGGAGGCAGCCTTACGCCGCGCTGCCGTCCCGATTTCGCCGTCCGGAATTGGCGGCCCTCGAGTTGCGGTCGCTGCCCTTCCGCCCGATCGGCATCGGGCCGCTGCTGGCGGCTCGACTGTGGCAGGTGTCCGCGTTCATCGACCTGCGAGTGGTCAAGCCCATCGTGATCAGCGGTGACGATCCGGCCCGAGACTTCGACGTCGTCGACGCCGCGTCGTTCTCATCGGCCGTCCCCGGCGTGCTGCACCACGAAACCAGCGATCACCGCATGCTCTCGCTCCTCGATGCGCTGTGCGCCGACCAGGACATCGCGGCGCTCGTCGACGGCGGTGCGGCCAGCAATGTACCGATCGAACTGGCCTGGAAGCGAGTCCGCGACGGCGTGCTGGGCACCCGCAACGCGTGCTATCTGGCGTTCGACTGTTTCCATCCGCAATGGGACTCCCGACACATGTGGTTGGCTCCCATCACCCAGGCGATCCAGCTGCAGATGGTGCGCAATCTCCCCTACGTGGATCACCTGGTCAGATTCCAACCGACCCTGTCACCGATCAATCTGGCGCCCTCCGCCGCCGCCATCGACCGCGCATGCGAATGGGGACGCAGCAGCGTCGAGGAGGCGATGCCGGTCACGTCGGCGCTGTTGCAGCCCACCTGGTGGGAAGGCGACGGTCCGCCGGCCGCCGAACCCCACCTTGGCGCGAAGTCGGTGGCGTCGTCGATGAGCTCGGTGATGGCGGCGATTCACTCACCCACGGGCCGCGTCGCCAGGTGGCGAAACCGGCACCTGACGTGA
- a CDS encoding Rv3090 family protease — translation MTWEIVLFTMCLIVAGVAALLWRFTGDEKARGRGKFVTIAALAAAVLFFLLGCFTIVGTRQIAIVTTFGRPTGVSLNNGFHGKWPWQMTHQMDGAVQIDKYVKEGNSDQRITVRLGNQSTALADVSIRWQLKQAAAPELFQQYKTFDNVRVNLIERNLSVALNEVFAAFNPLDPQNLDVSPLPNLAKRAADIMRQDVGGQVDIFDVNVPTIQYDQGTEDKINQLNQQRAQTSIAVEAQRTAEAQAKANEILSRSISNDPNVVVQNCITAAINKGISPLGCWPGSSALPTVSVPPVR, via the coding sequence ATGACATGGGAGATTGTGCTGTTCACCATGTGCTTGATCGTCGCGGGCGTGGCGGCGCTGCTATGGAGGTTCACCGGCGATGAGAAAGCGCGTGGCCGGGGCAAATTCGTGACGATAGCCGCGCTGGCGGCTGCGGTCCTGTTTTTCCTGCTGGGTTGTTTCACCATCGTGGGGACCCGTCAAATCGCGATCGTCACTACCTTCGGCCGCCCTACCGGAGTCAGCCTGAACAACGGCTTTCACGGCAAGTGGCCCTGGCAGATGACCCACCAGATGGATGGCGCGGTGCAGATCGACAAGTACGTCAAGGAAGGCAATAGCGACCAACGCATCACCGTGCGGCTGGGCAATCAATCCACCGCCCTAGCCGACGTCAGCATCCGCTGGCAGCTCAAGCAGGCCGCCGCACCCGAACTCTTCCAGCAGTACAAGACCTTCGACAACGTGCGGGTGAATCTGATCGAGCGCAATCTATCGGTCGCGCTCAACGAGGTGTTCGCCGCGTTCAACCCCTTGGACCCACAGAACCTCGACGTGTCCCCGCTGCCCAACTTGGCCAAGCGAGCCGCCGACATCATGCGCCAGGACGTGGGCGGCCAGGTCGACATCTTCGACGTGAATGTGCCCACCATCCAGTACGACCAAGGCACGGAAGACAAGATCAACCAGCTCAACCAACAGCGCGCACAGACCTCCATCGCGGTGGAGGCCCAGCGCACCGCGGAGGCCCAGGCCAAAGCCAACGAGATCCTGTCCCGCTCGATCAGCAACGATCCGAACGTGGTGGTGCAGAACTGCATTACGGCCGCGATCAACAAGGGCATCAGTCCGCTAGGTTGCTGGCCGGGCAGCTCGGCGCTGCCGACCGTCTCGGTGCCGCCTGTACGGTAG
- a CDS encoding PE family protein has product MSYLIAAPQLLTEAARDLANIALSVNAANAASVALTTNVMAPGFDEVSAAIASLVSEHAQEYQAFSARAALFHEQFVRSLNAAAGSYAYAEAAAAQQLLSVINAPTEALIGRPLIGNGANGTPGTGQNGGDGGLLYGNGGSGGSGAAGSGSDPGQPGGRGGNAGLIGYGGAGGAGGAATAFGANGGVGGAGGNGGWLYGGGGPGGTGGANTGLSGFGGAGGDGGNGGLIGNGGVGGAGGTVNAGNGGAGGSGGNGGVFGNGGAGGNGSGVVSGGTGGAGGAGGNATLFGAGGHGGTGGAGLSLGEAGGAGGVGGAGGLVFGDGGLGGDGGAGAGGAKAGAAGIGGDAIGLVGTGGTGGHGGNNLNTGDGGAGGAGGAGGWFGNGGNGGAGGNGGNSANFGGSGGNGGAGGNAKLVGAGGFGGAGGSGQNGSLGTGRIAGSGGDGGVGGLVFGSGGFGGNGGTGAGGANGGNGGDGGSAIGQIGDGGNGGSGGNVTLGIPASPGTGGTGGTGGRLLGNHGVAGADGTAT; this is encoded by the coding sequence ATGTCGTATCTGATCGCCGCGCCACAGCTGCTGACGGAGGCGGCCAGGGACTTGGCGAACATTGCCTTGTCAGTGAATGCCGCGAACGCAGCGTCGGTGGCCCTGACAACGAACGTGATGGCGCCCGGTTTCGATGAGGTATCGGCGGCGATCGCGTCGTTGGTCAGCGAGCACGCGCAGGAGTATCAAGCGTTCAGCGCCCGAGCGGCGTTGTTCCATGAGCAATTTGTGCGGTCCTTGAATGCCGCTGCCGGTTCGTATGCCTACGCCGAGGCGGCCGCGGCTCAGCAACTCCTCAGCGTGATCAACGCGCCAACAGAGGCGTTGATTGGGCGTCCGCTGATCGGCAACGGCGCCAACGGGACACCAGGCACCGGGCAGAACGGCGGGGACGGTGGGTTGCTATACGGAAACGGCGGATCCGGCGGCTCCGGCGCCGCCGGATCCGGCTCGGATCCCGGCCAGCCCGGGGGTCGCGGCGGCAATGCCGGGTTGATCGGCTACGGAGGTGCAGGTGGTGCCGGCGGCGCCGCCACCGCTTTTGGTGCCAACGGCGGAGTCGGCGGGGCCGGCGGCAACGGAGGGTGGCTGTACGGCGGTGGCGGCCCCGGCGGAACCGGTGGTGCGAACACCGGGCTCAGCGGGTTCGGGGGGGCCGGCGGGGACGGCGGGAACGGTGGGTTGATCGGCAACGGGGGTGTCGGCGGAGCCGGCGGGACCGTCAACGCCGGCAATGGCGGAGCCGGTGGCAGTGGCGGCAATGGTGGTGTGTTCGGCAATGGGGGCGCTGGCGGCAACGGCAGCGGGGTGGTGTCGGGGGGTACCGGCGGTGCCGGCGGTGCCGGCGGGAACGCGACGTTGTTTGGCGCTGGCGGCCACGGCGGTACCGGCGGTGCCGGCTTGTCCCTCGGCGAGGCCGGCGGGGCTGGCGGTGTCGGCGGAGCGGGCGGACTCGTGTTCGGCGATGGTGGGCTCGGTGGTGATGGTGGTGCCGGCGCTGGTGGTGCCAAAGCGGGAGCCGCTGGGATCGGTGGTGACGCCATCGGGCTGGTCGGCACCGGTGGCACCGGCGGCCACGGCGGCAACAATCTCAACACTGGGGACGGTGGAGCGGGCGGTGCGGGCGGAGCGGGCGGTTGGTTTGGCAACGGCGGCAACGGCGGGGCAGGCGGAAACGGCGGCAACAGTGCCAACTTCGGCGGCAGCGGTGGGAATGGCGGTGCCGGTGGTAACGCCAAGCTGGTTGGCGCTGGCGGATTCGGCGGCGCCGGTGGATCCGGCCAAAATGGCAGCCTAGGTACCGGGCGCATCGCCGGGTCCGGCGGTGACGGCGGGGTCGGCGGGTTGGTATTCGGTAGCGGCGGGTTCGGCGGCAACGGCGGTACCGGTGCCGGTGGCGCCAACGGCGGCAATGGCGGCGACGGCGGCAGCGCCATAGGTCAGATTGGCGACGGCGGCAATGGGGGTAGCGGCGGCAACGTCACGCTCGGCATTCCCGCTAGTCCCGGAACTGGTGGTACTGGCGGTACTGGCGGACGGTTGCTGGGCAACCACGGCGTTGCCGGCGCCGATGGGACCGCGACGTAG